The DNA window AAATTTGTGGGTACACATCAGAATTACATAGGGTTGTCATTGTCCGGCTTGACCTCGGTTTACCGGGGTTTGACCGGACAATCCACCCTTCGACAGGCTCAGGGTGACAATTGTCATGGTGAGCTTGTCGAACCATGGATTCCCCGATCGAGCCTGCCCTCGACTGCGATCGGGGGTCGGGGAATGACGCTCTTAGAGAAATGTTTATCCACAAATTTGTCGCAGACCCGGGCAGGCTTATCTTGTTGACAAGATCATGTAAAATCTCTATCCTGACGGCACATTGATGGAGTGTTTTTCCATGCGGCGCTCCATTGAGGAATCGGGATTTGTCCATCTGATCCATACGTTGTAACTCATTAAAGGCCGGGAATGAAAGGCTTCGAGATCCGAAGACGGTTTCTTAAATATTTTGAGGAACGCGGGCATACGCTCTTCCCGAGTTCACCCCTGATTCCCAGGAACGATCCCACGCTGCTCTTTACCAATGCCGGCATGGTCCAGTTCAAGGATATCTTCACGGGTGAGAAGCCGAGGAGCGTGCCCAGGGCGGCGACGTCCCAGAAATGCATGCGGGCGGGCGGGAAGCATAACGACCTGGAAAACGTGGGGCATACGGCGCGGCACCAGACCTTTTTTGAGATGCTGGGAAATTTTTCGTTCGGGGACTACTTTAAGGAAGAGGCCATCGGCTTTGCCTGGGATTTTCTTGTCCGTGAACTGGGCCTTCCCAAAGAGCGGCTTTGGGTGAGCGTTTTCAAGGATGATGAGGATGCCTTCGGGATATGGAGGAACAGGATCGGGATCCCCGCCGAACGGGTCCTTAAGCTGGGAGAAGAAAGCAATTTCTGGGCCATGGGGGATACAGGGCCGTGCGGCCCTTGTTCCGAGATCTATGTGGATCAGGGAGACGACGCCGGCTGCGGCCGTCCCGGCTGCCGTCCCGGATGTGATTGCGACCGGTTCCTTGAGGTCTGGAACCTGGTTTTCATGCAGTACAGGAAGGATGAGTCGGGTATCTTGACCCCTCTCCCGAAACCGAGCATTGATACGGGGATGGGGCTCGAACGGATCACAGCGGTGCTTCAGGGGGTCAAAACCAATTATGATACCGATCTGTTTCAAGGGATCATTGGCGGGATCTGTGACCTGACCGGCAAGGCCTACGGCCAAGACCACGCCTGTGATACATCCACCCGTGTGATCGCGGATCACATCCGGGCGCTCACCTTTCTGATCGCCGAAGGGATCCTTCCAAGCAATGAGGGACGTGGTTATGTGCTCCGGAGGATCCTGCGCAGGGCGGCACGGCACGGCAAGCTGCTCGGATTGAATGAGCCTTTCCTGTACCGGCTGGCCGGGACCGTGGTTGACGAGATGAAACAGGCCTTTCCCGATCTGCTTCGAGCGAGGGATCATGCGGCTTCCGTGGTCAAAAATGAGGAGGAGCGCTTTCAAAATACCCTGGACCAGGGCCTTTCGATCCTCCATGATCTCATCCAAAAGCTCACAAAGCAGGGGAAAACCCTGATTCCCGGAAAAGAGATATTCAAGCTTTACGATACCTACGGGTTTCCCCTGGACCTGACCCAGGACATCGCCAAGGATTTAGGGCTTTCCGTGAATGAAGCCGGTTTTCATGAAGAGATGGCAAGGCAGCGGGAACGCGCCCGCGCCTCCTGGAAGGGTTCCGAAGAAAAGGGGATTTTGCCGGCCTTCAAGTCTCTGTCTGAAACCTGCAAGACCCTCTTCGTGGGGTACGACCGGACCGAGAGTGAATCCGGGGTCCTTTCCCTGATTCGAGACGGGGTCATAAAAGAGTCGGTTCAGGCCGGAGAAGAGATCGATATGGTGCTCGATTCCACGCCTTTTTATGCCGAATCCGGCGGTCAGGTCGGAGACCAGGGAAGCCTGGACTGGGACGGGGGATCGGTTGAGGTGATCAGGACATGGAGGCCTGCCGAGGGGCTGATCGTGCACCGGGTACGGGTCCTGCAAGGTTCCCTGAAGAGAGGGCAGAAAGTCTCCTGCCGGGTGGACCCGGGGAAACGGGCATCTGCGGCGCACAACCATACGGCCACGCATATCCTGCATGCCGTGCTTCGCCACGTCTTGGGGGATCATGTCAAGCAGGCAGGGTCCCTGGTCGAACCTGAGCGTCTGCGTTTTGATTTCACACACTTTGCCCCGGTCCATCCTCGGGAACTGGAACGGATCGAACAGCTTGCCAATGAATGGATCTTCCGGAACGCCCCGGTTGAGACAGAGGTCAAGCCTTTAAATGAGGCCATATCCGGGGGGGCCACGGCCCTGTTCGGTGAAAAGTATGGGAGTGAGGTGCGCGTGGTTTCCATTCCGGAGCTTTCAAAGGAACTCTGCGGCGGGACGCACGTGCAGGCTACAGGCGAGATCGGTCTTTTCAAGATCCGGCACGAAGGAGGGATCGCCGCGGGTGTCCGAAGGATTGAAGCGGTCACGGGCATTCAGGCCTATGAATATTTCAAAAGTCTGGAAGGCGAGATCCGCTCCCTATCTGAAATCGTCAAAGAGTCTCCGGGACGCATCGCTCCTAAAGTGGAAAAAAACCTGAAGGAACGCAAGGACCTGCTCTGCGAAATCGGATCCCTGAAGAGGGAACTTGCGGAACTCCGGGGAGGGGATATAATAGATCAAATCAGAGAGGTTGACGGTGTCAAGGTCCTGTCGCACAGGGCGGACCATCTCTCTCCTGAAGAACTCAGGGAACATGCAGACCGGCTCCGGGACCGGGTCGGGTCCGGCGTGGTGGTGGCCGGTTCTGAAAACAAGGGTAAGGTGGCCTTGATTGCCATGGTGACCAATGACCTGACCCGAAAGATCCACGCCGGAAACCTGATCAAGGAAGTGGCCCGGATCACGGGCGGCGGCGGAGGAGGCCGCCCGGATATGGCCCAGGCCGGGGGCACGGATGCATCAAAACTCGATGAGGCCTTAAACAAGGTCTTTGATCTTGTTCATGAACAGATGACCGTAACAGGGAAGATCTGAACCAAAAGATAAGGTTTAAACTATATAAGCCGTTTAATCCGTTCAAGCTGTTTGAACCGTTATAATAAGGAGGAGTTCCCATGTTTGAGACCGTAAAAAAGGCGATGATGGTCGGCCTCGGGATCCAGGAAAAGATCAAGGATTTCGTGGATGACCTCGTCAAGAAAGGGGAGGTCAGCAAGGAGCAGAGCGGTTCTCTGTTCAAGGATTTAATGAGCACGGCCGAGAAGAACCTGGAAGGCCTGGACAAGACCTGGAAAGACATGATCCGTTCCACCATGGAACGGATGAACCTGCCCACGCGTGAAGATCTGGAAAACCTTGAAAAAAAGGTCAATGCCCTGAGCAGGCGGCTGGCCAAGCTCGATAAGGGTGGAGATGAAGAATAACGGCATCTCCCATAGATCATGAGGATCCTGGGCTTGGATCTTGGAGACAAGACCATCGGTGTGGCCGTGAGCGATGAACTCGGGATCACGGCCCAGCCGCTGAAGACGATCCGCCGGAAAGAGATCACGGCAGACCTGAATGCCCTGCAGGACCTCATCCGTGAGTATCAAGCGGAATGCCTGGTGGTGGGGCTCCCCATGAACATGAACGGGTCCTTGGGGCCGGCGGCCAGGAAGGCCATGAATATGGTGGAAAAGCTCGAGGGATTCAACATCCCTGTCATCACACAAGATGAACGGCTGACCACGGTGATGGTGGAGAGGATGATGATTCAAGGGGATGTCCGAAGAGAGAGGCGGAAAAAAGTGATCAACCAGGTCGCGGCAGCGCTCATCCTGCAGGGATACCTGGACAGGAGGGCCAGGGAGCATCAGGATGAGATTTAGTTCACCGGCAGGAGGGGTGACCATGGTTTCCCTGGGGATGGCGGTCCTCCTGATCGTGCACCTCTATGGCCTTCTTTTTATTCCATACCTCACGGAGATAGCCTCTGAAACCGTTGAGATTCCCTCGGGATCAAGCGTCAAGCAAACGGCCCTCATCCTTCGTGAGAAAGGGCGGATCCCCTCGGTTCCGGCCTTTATCCTTCTTACAGGTCTGACCAGATCCCAAGGCCCCGTGCATGCAGGGGAATATAAGATCCCGGAGCCCTCTTCGGCCTGGCAGATTCTGAATATTCTTCGCCATGGATCTCAAGTCCTGCACCTCGTGACGATTCCTGAAGGGATGCGGAGCGCGGACGTGGCTGGGATTATGGCGGAAAAGCTTTCTCTTTCCAAGGCCCGCTTTCTGGCGCTGCTCACCGATCCGGTGATGATCCGCTCCCTCGGCCTGGACACACCCTCCCTCGAAGGGTATCTCATGCCGGAGACCTATGCCTTTCACAAGAACATGACCGAAGAGAAGGTTATCCGGAAGATGGTGGACGGGATGCTTGCCTTTTTTGATCAAGAGAAGATGAAGCGGGCTGAATCGCTTGGAATGAGCCTCCACCAGGTTTTGATCCTCGCATCGATCATCGAGAAGGAGGCCGGGTCGGAGGAGGAATGCCCCCTCATCTCCTCGGTCTTTCATAACCGGCTGAAAAAACATATGCTCTTGCAGAGCGATCCCACCGTGATCTATGGGATCAAGAATTTTGATGGAAACCTTCAGGAGAGTGAGCTGAAAACAGATGGTCCGTATAACACCTATTTGCGGCAGGGGCTCCCGCCGACCCCCATTGCCAATCCAGGGAAATCCTCGATCCTGGCGGCGCTCTATCCGGCTGAGACATCCTATCTTTATTTTGTCTCCCGAAACGACCGGACCCATGCCTTTTC is part of the Nitrospirae bacterium CG2_30_53_67 genome and encodes:
- a CDS encoding alanine--tRNA ligase, translating into MKGFEIRRRFLKYFEERGHTLFPSSPLIPRNDPTLLFTNAGMVQFKDIFTGEKPRSVPRAATSQKCMRAGGKHNDLENVGHTARHQTFFEMLGNFSFGDYFKEEAIGFAWDFLVRELGLPKERLWVSVFKDDEDAFGIWRNRIGIPAERVLKLGEESNFWAMGDTGPCGPCSEIYVDQGDDAGCGRPGCRPGCDCDRFLEVWNLVFMQYRKDESGILTPLPKPSIDTGMGLERITAVLQGVKTNYDTDLFQGIIGGICDLTGKAYGQDHACDTSTRVIADHIRALTFLIAEGILPSNEGRGYVLRRILRRAARHGKLLGLNEPFLYRLAGTVVDEMKQAFPDLLRARDHAASVVKNEEERFQNTLDQGLSILHDLIQKLTKQGKTLIPGKEIFKLYDTYGFPLDLTQDIAKDLGLSVNEAGFHEEMARQRERARASWKGSEEKGILPAFKSLSETCKTLFVGYDRTESESGVLSLIRDGVIKESVQAGEEIDMVLDSTPFYAESGGQVGDQGSLDWDGGSVEVIRTWRPAEGLIVHRVRVLQGSLKRGQKVSCRVDPGKRASAAHNHTATHILHAVLRHVLGDHVKQAGSLVEPERLRFDFTHFAPVHPRELERIEQLANEWIFRNAPVETEVKPLNEAISGGATALFGEKYGSEVRVVSIPELSKELCGGTHVQATGEIGLFKIRHEGGIAAGVRRIEAVTGIQAYEYFKSLEGEIRSLSEIVKESPGRIAPKVEKNLKERKDLLCEIGSLKRELAELRGGDIIDQIREVDGVKVLSHRADHLSPEELREHADRLRDRVGSGVVVAGSENKGKVALIAMVTNDLTRKIHAGNLIKEVARITGGGGGGRPDMAQAGGTDASKLDEALNKVFDLVHEQMTVTGKI
- a CDS encoding Holliday junction DNA helicase RuvA yields the protein MRILGLDLGDKTIGVAVSDELGITAQPLKTIRRKEITADLNALQDLIREYQAECLVVGLPMNMNGSLGPAARKAMNMVEKLEGFNIPVITQDERLTTVMVERMMIQGDVRRERRKKVINQVAAALILQGYLDRRAREHQDEI